The genomic segment CCTGGCCAATGGGTGTTCCCGGGAGACGGTTAGTACCACTGTCACCGGGGGAGAGGCAGGGCCTTAAGGTAAGGGGTCGGGTGATAATCCTTAACCAGCATCATGTCCGCTTCATCCAGGGTAAAGCGCATCTGGACGCCGCCCAGAGCCTCAACCTTGAGTTGGATTCGGGTTGGCACCTCCTGATCAGAGAGCCTCTTCAGGGCCCGCATGACGGGCTCCATGGGCAAAGACTCATCGATCACCAGCTCCAGGGTGGGCTCCCAGCCCTGGGTATAGTGTTTGGCGAGCGCTTCAAGGCGTTTG from the Dongshaea marina genome contains:
- a CDS encoding LysR family transcriptional regulator; protein product: MRFDIEAFRVLDLVIREGSFGKAATALHKAQSAVSYQMKKLEQQLDVPIFDRSSYRARLTPAGRAIWNESKRILRHSKRLEALAKHYTQGWEPTLELVIDESLPMEPVMRALKRLSDQEVPTRIQLKVEALGGVQMRFTLDEADMMLVKDYHPTPYLKALPLPR